A window of Streptomyces marispadix contains these coding sequences:
- a CDS encoding glutathione S-transferase family protein — MSRHGDATSDGDTAQGTHAQSTPANGTTEGSAAQGSTAQSNAAYGRKSFKRSKSHFADRITADGADGWPVEAGRYRLVISRACPWASRAAISRRLLGLEDALSMGVTDPLQDDRSWRFTLDPGDRDPVLGIRFLHEAYDAREKEYPGGVSVPAVVDVPSGQLVTNDYLQLTLDLATEWTAQHRPGAPDLYPVELRDEIDEVMDGVYRDLNNGVYRAGFATGQEEYEKAYADVFRRLDLLSERLSGRRYLVGETITEADIRLFTTLVRFDAVYHGHFKCNRNKITEDPVLWAYARDLYQTPGFGDTVDFDHIKRHYYGVHTGINPTEIVPAGPDLTGWLTPHHREQLGGRPFGDGTPPGAVPPDEEVPAGHRP, encoded by the coding sequence TTGAGCCGCCACGGCGACGCGACCAGCGACGGCGACACCGCGCAGGGCACCCATGCGCAGAGCACCCCCGCGAACGGCACCACGGAGGGCAGCGCAGCACAGGGCAGCACCGCGCAGAGCAACGCCGCGTACGGCAGGAAGAGCTTCAAACGGTCCAAGAGCCACTTCGCGGACCGCATCACCGCCGACGGCGCGGACGGATGGCCAGTGGAGGCGGGCCGCTACCGGCTCGTCATCAGCAGGGCGTGCCCCTGGGCGAGCCGTGCGGCGATCTCACGGCGGCTGCTGGGGCTGGAGGACGCGCTGTCGATGGGCGTCACCGATCCCCTTCAGGACGACCGCAGTTGGCGTTTCACGCTGGACCCCGGCGACCGTGACCCGGTGCTGGGAATCCGCTTCCTGCACGAGGCGTACGACGCGAGGGAGAAGGAGTATCCGGGCGGCGTGAGCGTACCCGCGGTCGTCGACGTCCCCAGCGGGCAGCTCGTCACCAACGACTACCTCCAGCTCACCCTCGACCTCGCCACCGAGTGGACGGCACAGCACCGGCCCGGCGCCCCGGACCTCTACCCCGTGGAGCTGCGCGACGAGATCGACGAGGTCATGGACGGCGTCTACCGCGACCTCAACAACGGCGTCTACCGCGCCGGTTTCGCCACCGGCCAGGAGGAGTACGAGAAGGCCTACGCGGACGTCTTCCGCCGCCTGGACCTGCTGTCGGAGCGGCTGTCAGGGCGCCGCTACCTGGTGGGCGAGACCATCACCGAGGCAGACATCCGCCTGTTCACCACGCTCGTACGCTTCGACGCCGTCTACCACGGCCACTTCAAGTGCAACCGCAACAAGATCACCGAGGACCCGGTGCTGTGGGCGTACGCACGCGACCTCTACCAGACGCCCGGCTTCGGCGACACGGTCGACTTCGACCACATCAAGCGGCACTACTACGGCGTCCACACCGGCATCAACCCGACGGAGATCGTGCCCGCCGGCCCTGACCTCACGGGCTGGCTGACCCCGCACCACCGCGAAC
- a CDS encoding VOC family protein, whose translation MDGTRHIRIARPTNDLASAERFWVEGLGMDVLFRTEARHPAPDGDGDAGDAGDGDDGSPHGGEYALLMTGWRDAGWHLEFALDPHAPVTPAPTDEDLLVIYLDGPVPEGLVERLERCGGTRVTARNPYWEQWGVTVRDPDGYRLVLSTRDWSSGAR comes from the coding sequence ATGGACGGCACTCGTCACATCCGCATCGCACGCCCCACGAATGACCTGGCCTCGGCCGAACGCTTCTGGGTCGAGGGCCTCGGCATGGACGTGCTGTTCCGTACGGAGGCCCGTCACCCGGCGCCGGACGGAGACGGCGACGCCGGCGACGCCGGGGACGGCGACGACGGCAGCCCCCACGGCGGCGAGTACGCGCTGCTGATGACCGGATGGCGGGACGCGGGCTGGCACCTGGAGTTCGCCCTCGACCCGCACGCCCCCGTGACGCCCGCGCCCACCGACGAGGACCTGCTGGTGATCTATCTCGACGGTCCGGTGCCCGAGGGGCTCGTGGAGCGGTTGGAGCGATGCGGCGGCACGCGCGTGACCGCCCGCAACCCGTACTGGGAGCAGTGGGGCGTGACCGTGCGCGACCCCGACGGATACCGGCTGGTGCTGTCGACGCGCGACTGGTCCTCCGGGGCGCGGTGA
- a CDS encoding amino acid permease, producing MSPTARRRRGDDRIGDDDAKLRELGYHPVLIRRMGPFGNFAISFSVISVLSGCMTLYGFGLVTGGPAVMMWGWIVVGLMVMFVGAGLAEVTSAYPTSGALYYMADQLGGRRWGWYTGWLNLLGLLGTLAGIDYGAAMFTGALFNLQWGLEPTPGVVMVIFLCILLLHAALNLFGVRLVSVLNSVSVWWHFAGVAVIVSALWFIPSEHRTSAFVFGEFVNDTGWSSSVYVVMIGLLLAQYTFTGYDASAHLSEETTDAEVSAARGIVRAVGWSWVAGFVLLAGVTFAIQDYAGTQNSATGVPPAQIFLDALGLTGAKLLLLIVIVAQLFCGNAEVAATSRMVFAFSRDGALPFSAQWRRVSARTGTPARAVILTVAVAALLTLPALYSKAAYGAVTAISVIGITPAYAIPVYLRLRYKDRFRRGKWHLGRWGVPVGWVAVVWVAAVTVLFCLPQTNPVTADSFNYAPVALIGVLALASFWWAVAGRGSYTTPTFSSGSGDRELVEMSDEIV from the coding sequence TTGAGCCCCACCGCAAGGCGCCGTCGCGGCGACGACCGGATCGGCGACGACGACGCCAAACTCCGAGAGCTGGGTTATCACCCCGTACTGATCCGCCGCATGGGCCCGTTCGGCAACTTCGCCATCAGCTTCTCCGTCATCTCCGTGCTCTCCGGATGCATGACGCTCTACGGCTTCGGCCTCGTCACCGGCGGCCCCGCGGTGATGATGTGGGGCTGGATCGTGGTCGGCCTGATGGTGATGTTCGTCGGCGCCGGACTCGCGGAGGTCACCAGCGCCTACCCCACCTCCGGCGCCCTGTACTACATGGCCGACCAGCTCGGCGGACGCCGCTGGGGCTGGTACACGGGGTGGCTGAACCTGCTCGGACTGCTGGGCACCCTCGCCGGAATCGACTACGGCGCCGCGATGTTCACCGGCGCGCTGTTCAACCTCCAGTGGGGACTGGAGCCCACGCCCGGCGTGGTGATGGTGATCTTCCTGTGCATCCTGCTGCTGCACGCCGCGCTGAACCTGTTCGGGGTGAGGCTCGTGAGCGTCCTCAACTCCGTCAGCGTGTGGTGGCACTTCGCCGGGGTGGCGGTGATCGTCTCCGCGCTGTGGTTCATCCCCTCCGAACACCGCACGTCCGCCTTCGTGTTCGGCGAGTTCGTCAACGACACCGGCTGGTCGTCCTCGGTGTACGTGGTGATGATCGGGCTGCTGCTGGCGCAGTACACCTTCACCGGCTACGACGCCAGCGCCCATCTTTCGGAGGAGACCACCGACGCGGAGGTCAGCGCCGCACGCGGCATCGTCCGCGCCGTCGGATGGTCCTGGGTCGCCGGCTTCGTGCTGCTTGCGGGCGTCACCTTCGCCATCCAGGACTACGCGGGCACCCAGAACAGCGCCACGGGGGTGCCTCCCGCGCAGATCTTCCTGGACGCGCTCGGCCTGACCGGCGCCAAGCTGCTGCTGCTCATCGTGATCGTCGCCCAGCTCTTCTGCGGCAACGCCGAAGTCGCCGCCACCAGCCGCATGGTCTTCGCCTTCTCCCGCGACGGCGCCCTGCCGTTCTCCGCTCAGTGGCGCCGTGTCAGCGCACGCACGGGCACACCTGCGAGGGCGGTGATCCTCACGGTCGCCGTCGCCGCGCTGCTCACGCTCCCCGCGCTCTACAGCAAGGCCGCGTACGGCGCCGTCACCGCGATCTCCGTCATCGGCATCACCCCGGCCTACGCCATTCCCGTCTATCTGCGGCTGCGGTACAAGGACCGCTTCCGCAGGGGCAAGTGGCACCTGGGCCGCTGGGGCGTGCCGGTCGGCTGGGTCGCCGTGGTGTGGGTGGCCGCAGTGACCGTGCTGTTCTGCCTTCCGCAGACCAACCCGGTCACCGCCGACTCCTTCAACTACGCGCCCGTCGCGCTGATCGGCGTACTGGCGCTGGCGTCCTTCTGGTGGGCGGTCGCCGGGCGCGGCTCGTACACGACGCCCACGTTCAGCAGCGGCAGCGGCGACCGTGAACTGGTGGAGATGAGCGACGAGATCGTCTGA
- a CDS encoding alkaline phosphatase D family protein, with protein MAHEDPISRTTGGTAPGRRAMLRGSLAASAALSLPALAGAAPSQALSGRPEAKWGVQAGDVTASSGLIWVRADRRARMQVETSATESFRRARTWRGPVVGPDTDFTGVTPLRGLPAGEQVFYRVTLADPDDPRRTGKPLHGSFRTAPGRRQSVRFLWSGDLAGQGWGINPDRGGYTIFEEMRRLDPDFFLNSGDTIYADSPIAEKVALPDGGVWRNVTTEEKAKVAETLAEFRGNFRYNLLDSNLRRFQAQVPSVVQWDDHEVLNNWYPGEILDDDRYKVKDVDTLAARSLRAFSEYHPLTTLPAKDEQGRVYRVVHHGPLLDVFVLDMRTYRNANSPGRQEHDPQGILGETQLKWLKKALSRSRAVWKVIAADMPLGLAVPDGKTDFEGVAQSDPGAPLGRELQLAELLRHIKRERITGTVWFTTDVHYTSAQHYDPSRAAFKDFEPFWEFVSGPLNAGGFPALKLDGTFGPSQPFVKAPEKANTPPSEGGQYFGQVDIDGGSGELTVRLREQGGEVLYTKVLQPGRTGQ; from the coding sequence ATGGCGCACGAGGACCCCATCTCCCGCACCACCGGCGGCACGGCACCGGGACGGCGTGCGATGCTGCGCGGCTCGCTGGCGGCGTCGGCCGCGCTGTCGCTTCCGGCACTGGCCGGCGCGGCACCGTCGCAGGCGCTCAGCGGGCGTCCCGAGGCGAAGTGGGGCGTGCAGGCCGGTGATGTGACGGCCTCGTCGGGTCTGATCTGGGTGCGGGCGGACCGGCGTGCGCGGATGCAGGTGGAGACCTCGGCGACGGAGTCGTTCCGCCGTGCGCGTACCTGGCGGGGCCCGGTCGTCGGGCCGGACACCGACTTCACCGGTGTGACGCCGCTGCGGGGGCTGCCCGCCGGAGAGCAGGTCTTCTACCGCGTCACGCTGGCCGACCCCGACGATCCGCGCCGTACGGGGAAGCCGCTGCACGGCTCCTTCCGCACGGCGCCCGGCAGACGGCAGAGCGTGCGCTTCCTGTGGTCGGGAGACCTTGCGGGTCAGGGCTGGGGCATCAACCCCGACCGCGGCGGCTACACGATCTTCGAGGAGATGCGGCGCCTCGACCCGGACTTCTTCCTCAACAGCGGCGACACCATCTACGCGGACTCCCCCATCGCGGAGAAGGTGGCACTGCCGGACGGCGGTGTGTGGCGCAACGTCACCACCGAGGAGAAGGCGAAGGTCGCCGAGACCCTCGCCGAGTTCCGCGGCAACTTCCGCTACAACCTGCTGGATTCGAATCTGCGCCGCTTCCAGGCGCAGGTGCCCTCGGTCGTCCAGTGGGACGACCACGAGGTGCTCAACAACTGGTATCCGGGCGAGATCCTCGACGACGACCGCTACAAGGTGAAGGACGTCGACACCCTCGCCGCCCGGTCGCTGCGGGCGTTCAGCGAATACCATCCGCTCACCACGCTCCCCGCGAAGGACGAGCAGGGACGCGTCTACCGTGTCGTCCACCACGGGCCGCTGCTCGACGTCTTCGTCCTCGACATGCGTACGTACCGCAACGCCAACTCGCCCGGCAGACAGGAGCACGACCCCCAGGGCATCCTGGGCGAGACCCAGTTGAAGTGGCTGAAGAAGGCGCTGTCGCGTTCGCGTGCGGTGTGGAAGGTGATCGCCGCAGACATGCCGCTGGGTCTGGCCGTACCGGACGGGAAGACCGACTTCGAGGGCGTCGCGCAGTCCGACCCCGGGGCGCCGCTCGGCCGGGAGCTGCAACTCGCCGAGCTGCTGCGGCACATCAAGCGCGAGCGCATCACCGGCACGGTGTGGTTCACCACGGACGTCCACTACACCAGCGCCCAGCACTACGACCCGTCACGTGCGGCGTTCAAGGACTTCGAGCCGTTCTGGGAGTTCGTCTCCGGGCCGCTGAACGCGGGCGGCTTCCCCGCATTGAAGCTCGACGGCACGTTCGGCCCGTCGCAGCCCTTCGTGAAGGCGCCGGAGAAGGCCAACACCCCGCCCAGCGAAGGCGGTCAGTACTTCGGACAGGTGGACATCGACGGCGGCAGCGGCGAGTTGACCGTACGGCTGCGGGAGCAGGGCGGCGAGGTGCTCTACACGAAGGTGCTACAGCCGGGCCGGACCGGCCAGTGA
- a CDS encoding DUF1990 family protein yields the protein MTRAGQRLNYPGIGATEQEPGEWPAGYRTLRVSDQVGRGDEDFAAAADAVMTWRMHRTAGVRFDTDAKRAVPGAQVVVGLGVGSLRTHAPCRVVWTVERPHRTGWAYGTLPGHPLRGEEAFVVVRDDDGTVRLEVLAFSTPATWVTAAAGPLLRFFQRWYARRTARVLRRIVDEERQALRTAGQGAEPDTDPDMEPDGEPDVEQSGAPDAEPSAGRGDHGKRDAG from the coding sequence GTGACCCGCGCGGGGCAGCGGCTGAACTATCCGGGCATCGGAGCCACCGAGCAGGAGCCCGGGGAGTGGCCCGCCGGTTACCGCACCCTGCGGGTCAGCGACCAAGTGGGCCGCGGCGACGAGGACTTCGCCGCCGCGGCGGACGCGGTGATGACTTGGCGGATGCACCGCACGGCCGGTGTCCGCTTCGACACGGACGCCAAGCGTGCCGTCCCGGGTGCGCAGGTCGTCGTCGGACTGGGCGTGGGCTCGCTGCGCACGCACGCGCCGTGCCGGGTCGTGTGGACCGTCGAGCGGCCGCACCGCACGGGATGGGCCTACGGGACGCTGCCCGGCCATCCGCTGCGCGGCGAGGAGGCGTTCGTGGTCGTGCGGGACGACGACGGCACGGTACGGCTGGAGGTGCTGGCCTTCAGCACGCCCGCGACCTGGGTCACGGCCGCCGCGGGTCCCCTGCTGCGCTTCTTCCAGCGGTGGTACGCGCGCCGGACGGCACGCGTGCTGCGGCGCATCGTGGACGAGGAGCGCCAGGCGCTACGGACCGCCGGGCAAGGCGCGGAGCCGGACACGGACCCGGACATGGAACCGGACGGGGAGCCGGACGTCGAACAGTCCGGAGCCCCGGACGCGGAACCGTCCGCGGGCAGGGGCGATCACGGCAAGCGTGACGCCGGGTAG